A single region of the Halobacterium wangiae genome encodes:
- a CDS encoding DUF1616 domain-containing protein, with protein MSRVTALDTSVGDGGLLTAFGDVLVVLGYALVVGTAIVGGVATGPLRVVLAAPLLTFLPGYALAAVLFPARGPDQPTDAGTRRPTPSHVRGVSWVERVCLSFGATVALLPIVALGLSWLGFPLDTTVIVATLLLVTGVGVLGGAFRRLRLPETDRFALPTDSWRDELRAATADAEWNADTVLNVVLALLVVASMGALAFGLVAPQSGESFTEAALLGQDGGELVAGNYSTELTSGGATNFTLTVENQEGERTNYTAVAVIERVETDNGSVTVLERNELDRTSLTVPDGETREQTLSVRPEMLGDDLRFNVLLYEGEPPATVTPETADNHLFLWVDVNESSAGTAAATTAPPVTGDGV; from the coding sequence ATGAGTCGGGTGACTGCTCTCGATACCTCGGTCGGGGACGGTGGCCTGCTCACGGCCTTCGGGGACGTCCTGGTGGTGCTCGGCTACGCGCTCGTCGTGGGAACGGCCATCGTCGGTGGCGTCGCCACCGGCCCGCTCCGGGTCGTGCTCGCCGCGCCACTGCTGACCTTCCTGCCGGGGTACGCGCTGGCCGCAGTGCTGTTCCCCGCGCGCGGCCCCGACCAGCCGACGGACGCGGGCACTCGCCGGCCGACGCCGTCCCACGTGCGCGGCGTCAGCTGGGTCGAGCGCGTCTGTCTGTCCTTCGGCGCGACGGTCGCACTCCTGCCCATCGTGGCGCTCGGGCTGTCCTGGCTCGGCTTCCCCCTCGACACAACGGTGATCGTCGCGACGCTGCTGCTGGTGACTGGCGTGGGCGTACTCGGCGGCGCGTTCCGGCGACTGCGGCTGCCGGAGACCGACCGCTTCGCCCTCCCGACGGATAGCTGGCGCGACGAACTACGGGCCGCGACCGCCGACGCCGAGTGGAACGCCGACACAGTGTTGAACGTCGTCCTGGCGCTGCTCGTCGTCGCGTCGATGGGCGCGCTCGCGTTCGGCCTGGTCGCCCCGCAGTCTGGCGAGTCGTTCACCGAGGCGGCGCTGCTCGGCCAGGACGGCGGCGAACTCGTCGCAGGCAACTACTCGACGGAGCTCACGTCCGGCGGCGCGACGAACTTCACGCTGACCGTCGAGAACCAGGAGGGCGAACGGACGAACTACACCGCCGTCGCCGTGATCGAACGGGTCGAGACGGACAACGGCTCGGTCACCGTCCTCGAGCGCAACGAACTCGACCGGACGTCGCTGACCGTCCCCGACGGCGAGACGCGCGAACAGACGCTGTCGGTGCGCCCGGAGATGCTCGGTGACGACCTGCGGTTCAACGTCCTCCTCTACGAGGGCGAACCTCCGGCCACCGTGACGCCGGAGACCGCCGACAACCACCTCTTCCTCTGGGTGGACGTCAACGAGTCGTCAGCCGGCACGGCCGCGGCCACCACCGCCCCGCCCGTGACCGGGGACGGCGTCTGA
- a CDS encoding right-handed parallel beta-helix repeat-containing protein, whose translation MVLVVALVASGGATAAAGSNATASSVAQLSSCGTIDSPGMYVLSEDIENAPSDGCFTVEANYVSIYGDGHTVATEDGTGAAVEADGVDQVVVGGIVATGWQTGVAFDDVDGGAVAGNEFRNVSVVAVSLRDGTSVVRVDRNVVTDGTDGVRVAFTDEGNVVRNNEFTDLTGTAVDVGALAEETSVVNNTVRNVGGDAVRVSNSRSATVAANDVTGSVGAIAVEESAGATVRDNVVRDVDSTAIRIDGGASASAAASEPATSAEARHFAALQLLAPEPDGDTESRIINNTVAGTPNRGISVNETASPTVAHNLVTDAKDGIYVHDSAGVAVTDNRIAGSGDDGVALANSVNTTVARNDVTTSGDNGIYVVGADNVVSNNTVTRNADDGVDLQNATRATVHANAFVNNSDDGVFLRDTDNATITANDIRANGDDGVDLRASAWNAVENNTVCENVDREIRERRGAANNDLANNSC comes from the coding sequence GTGGTTCTGGTGGTGGCGCTGGTCGCCAGCGGCGGCGCGACCGCTGCCGCTGGCTCGAACGCCACGGCCTCGTCGGTGGCCCAGTTGTCGTCGTGTGGGACCATCGATTCGCCCGGTATGTACGTCCTCTCCGAGGACATCGAGAACGCACCGTCCGACGGCTGTTTCACCGTCGAAGCGAACTACGTCAGCATCTACGGCGACGGACACACCGTCGCGACCGAGGACGGCACCGGTGCCGCCGTCGAGGCGGACGGCGTCGACCAGGTCGTCGTCGGGGGCATCGTCGCCACCGGCTGGCAGACCGGCGTCGCGTTCGACGACGTCGACGGCGGCGCGGTGGCCGGCAACGAGTTCCGGAACGTCTCCGTCGTCGCCGTCTCGCTACGGGACGGCACCAGCGTCGTGCGGGTCGACCGGAACGTGGTGACCGACGGGACCGACGGCGTCCGGGTCGCCTTCACCGACGAGGGCAACGTGGTCAGGAACAACGAGTTCACGGACCTCACCGGCACCGCCGTCGACGTCGGCGCGTTGGCCGAGGAGACCAGCGTCGTGAACAACACCGTCCGGAACGTGGGAGGTGACGCCGTCCGCGTCTCGAACTCGCGGTCGGCGACGGTCGCGGCCAACGACGTGACCGGCAGCGTCGGCGCCATCGCCGTCGAGGAGTCGGCGGGCGCGACCGTCCGCGACAACGTCGTCCGGGACGTCGACAGCACGGCGATCCGGATCGACGGCGGCGCGTCGGCGAGCGCCGCGGCCAGCGAACCGGCGACGAGCGCCGAAGCACGGCACTTCGCCGCGCTCCAGTTGCTCGCGCCCGAACCCGACGGCGACACGGAGAGCCGGATTATCAACAACACGGTCGCGGGAACCCCCAACCGCGGTATCTCGGTCAACGAGACCGCGTCGCCGACCGTCGCGCACAACCTCGTCACCGACGCCAAGGACGGCATCTACGTCCACGACTCCGCCGGCGTCGCGGTGACTGACAACCGCATCGCGGGCAGCGGCGACGACGGCGTCGCGCTGGCGAACAGCGTGAACACGACCGTCGCGCGGAACGACGTCACGACAAGCGGCGACAACGGCATCTACGTCGTGGGCGCCGACAACGTGGTGTCGAACAACACCGTCACCCGGAACGCCGACGACGGCGTCGACCTGCAGAACGCGACGCGGGCGACGGTCCACGCCAACGCCTTCGTGAACAACAGCGACGACGGCGTCTTCCTCAGGGACACCGACAACGCCACGATCACCGCCAACGACATCCGGGCCAACGGTGACGACGGCGTCGACCTCAGGGCCTCGGCCTGGAACGCCGTCGAGAACAACACGGTCTGCGAGAACGTCGACCGGGAGATCCGCGAACGTCGCGGTGCGGCGAACAACGACCTCGCGAACAATAGCTGCTGA
- a CDS encoding PKD domain-containing protein, with the protein MSERLSAGALATIVVVSVVVLAPIASTAPASAQSAPPANEQFAVAQGTTCTTVSPVTNTSKTVAEFYDYRNPESGYDGSKYASYGTLEYQETHTSVLLFYAGSNDTSLVTINDRLGDEAGGSTLTMAYEGLPASGSWAVQDDLYRAPDGSDQDDDWVIGETTTTVDWKWTDNRTDGGAYTGFGAFDGTVTLDPGFNEDAAHWGEWGESGDPAYYMDAWVVKGADGETRATLDMDRRVFVHGGGCLDTAPTANVSGPEQVEPDTNVTLEATASTDAEAAIGGYEWDLDGDGEVDEVTTDASVSHTFTDAGAHTVSVTAFDTYGNAATDETTVNVVQPPNASLDVPAEATVNESVTLDASGSTDDRGITEYRWDFDGDGTVDASTTSATVDHVYGESGTVEPAVTIVDDDNLTDSASATLTVQAPNSPPNATLDAPANGTAGEALTLDASGSTDDRGITEYRWDFDGDGSPEDTTTDATVTHAYDTAGNYTPTVTVVDGDGATDAANATVAIEAPGAPPNATLTVPENATTGETVELDASGSTAEEGIDSYEWDVDGDGEVDETTAEATTTTTYDSADTYTATVTVVDTTGQRGNATATVTVTAAASPPDASLDVPAEATVNESVTLDASGSTDEGTLAEFRWDFDGDGTVDANTTSATVDHVYGESGTVEPAVTVVDDDNATDTASATLTVQAPNSPPNATLEVPANATAGEALTLDASGSTDDRGIIEYRWDFDGDGTVDETTTEATVSHTYTGTGDVEPTVTVVDDDNATDQATAILTVTEGDSEPLDPVVSVETESPTEGEPVSFDASASTPTDDIVRYEWTFEDGGNATGATVEHTFDEPGSYTVTLRVESSAGELASTNTTVDVASADSGGSGGDGGDGNDGGNDNDDGGGGGGAGGGGGGGGGGGGGGGGSSEPADPAEPDIGPANVSVSDRTLVAGDSLVVDATLMNDGDAAGEREVEFAVDGTVVESRTLVIEPGETRTVSFTRQFTTPGNRTVSVGETTYTVAVEPAEPNISVASVEQSGDPVLAGDMFELTAFVENTGDAEGTTSVELELFGEVVDSQEVTVPAGETVEVTFTRQIQAPGSYTASVGNATVSLQVAGEETTTETPTTTDGSSDVLSPGFGPTVAVLALALALAGRFLQRRKE; encoded by the coding sequence ATGTCAGAGCGTTTGTCCGCGGGCGCGCTGGCGACGATCGTCGTCGTGTCGGTCGTCGTCCTCGCGCCGATTGCGAGTACCGCACCTGCGTCGGCACAGTCGGCACCACCGGCGAACGAGCAGTTCGCGGTGGCACAGGGCACCACCTGTACCACCGTCAGCCCGGTGACGAACACCTCGAAGACCGTCGCAGAATTCTACGACTACCGGAACCCGGAGTCCGGGTACGACGGCTCGAAGTACGCGTCGTACGGGACCCTCGAATACCAGGAGACCCACACGTCCGTGCTGCTGTTCTACGCCGGGTCGAACGACACGAGCCTGGTCACCATCAACGACCGTCTCGGCGACGAGGCCGGCGGTAGTACGTTGACCATGGCGTACGAGGGGCTGCCAGCGAGCGGCAGCTGGGCCGTCCAGGACGACCTCTACAGGGCCCCCGACGGCTCCGACCAGGACGACGACTGGGTGATCGGCGAGACGACCACCACGGTCGACTGGAAGTGGACCGACAACCGGACCGACGGTGGGGCCTACACCGGCTTCGGGGCGTTCGACGGGACGGTCACCCTCGACCCCGGATTCAACGAGGACGCGGCGCACTGGGGAGAGTGGGGCGAATCTGGTGACCCGGCGTACTACATGGACGCGTGGGTCGTGAAGGGTGCCGACGGCGAGACGCGGGCGACCCTCGACATGGACCGCCGGGTGTTCGTCCACGGCGGTGGGTGTCTCGACACTGCACCCACTGCCAACGTCTCGGGTCCGGAGCAGGTCGAGCCGGACACCAACGTCACGCTGGAGGCGACCGCGTCGACCGACGCCGAGGCGGCCATCGGCGGCTACGAGTGGGACCTCGACGGCGACGGCGAGGTGGACGAGGTGACGACCGACGCGAGCGTCTCCCACACGTTCACGGACGCGGGAGCGCACACGGTCTCCGTCACGGCGTTCGACACGTACGGGAACGCCGCCACCGACGAGACGACCGTGAACGTCGTGCAGCCACCGAACGCCTCGCTCGACGTCCCCGCCGAAGCGACCGTGAACGAGTCGGTCACGCTCGACGCGAGCGGGTCGACCGACGACCGCGGCATCACCGAGTACCGCTGGGACTTCGACGGCGACGGCACGGTCGACGCCAGCACGACCAGCGCGACAGTCGACCACGTCTACGGCGAGAGCGGGACTGTCGAGCCGGCGGTGACGATCGTCGACGACGACAACCTCACGGACTCCGCGAGCGCGACGCTCACCGTCCAGGCGCCGAACAGTCCCCCGAACGCCACGCTCGATGCGCCCGCGAACGGCACCGCGGGCGAGGCGTTGACGCTGGACGCCAGTGGGTCGACTGACGACCGCGGCATCACCGAGTATCGCTGGGACTTCGACGGCGACGGCAGCCCCGAGGACACGACGACCGACGCGACGGTCACCCACGCGTACGACACTGCGGGCAACTACACGCCGACGGTCACCGTCGTGGACGGCGACGGCGCGACCGACGCGGCCAACGCGACCGTCGCCATCGAGGCGCCTGGTGCGCCGCCGAACGCGACCCTCACCGTGCCGGAGAACGCGACCACCGGCGAGACGGTCGAACTCGACGCGAGCGGGTCGACCGCGGAGGAGGGCATCGACTCCTACGAGTGGGACGTCGACGGAGACGGCGAGGTGGACGAGACCACTGCGGAGGCGACGACCACCACGACGTACGACTCCGCGGACACGTACACGGCCACGGTGACCGTCGTGGACACCACGGGACAGCGCGGGAACGCCACCGCGACCGTGACGGTGACGGCCGCAGCCTCGCCACCCGACGCCTCGCTCGACGTCCCCGCCGAAGCGACCGTGAACGAGTCGGTCACACTCGACGCGAGCGGGTCGACCGACGAGGGGACCCTCGCGGAGTTCCGCTGGGACTTCGACGGCGACGGCACGGTCGACGCCAATACGACCAGCGCGACAGTCGACCACGTCTACGGCGAGAGCGGGACTGTCGAGCCGGCAGTGACGGTCGTCGACGACGACAACGCCACTGATACGGCGAGCGCGACGCTCACCGTTCAGGCGCCGAACAGTCCCCCGAACGCCACGCTCGAGGTGCCCGCGAACGCCACGGCGGGCGAGGCGCTGACGCTGGACGCCAGTGGGTCGACTGACGACCGCGGCATCATCGAGTACCGCTGGGACTTCGACGGCGACGGCACGGTCGACGAGACTACTACCGAGGCGACGGTCAGTCACACGTACACCGGGACTGGCGACGTCGAGCCGACAGTCACGGTGGTCGACGACGACAACGCCACGGACCAGGCGACTGCGATCCTGACGGTCACCGAGGGCGACTCCGAACCGCTGGACCCCGTCGTGAGCGTGGAGACCGAGAGTCCGACCGAGGGCGAACCGGTCTCCTTCGACGCGAGCGCGTCCACGCCGACCGACGACATCGTGCGCTACGAGTGGACCTTCGAGGACGGCGGGAACGCCACCGGAGCGACCGTCGAGCACACGTTCGACGAACCCGGGAGCTACACCGTCACGCTCCGGGTCGAGTCGTCGGCCGGCGAATTGGCCTCGACGAACACCACCGTCGATGTCGCGTCCGCCGACAGCGGCGGTAGCGGTGGGGACGGCGGTGACGGGAACGACGGCGGTAACGACAACGACGACGGTGGTGGCGGAGGCGGTGCTGGCGGCGGTGGCGGCGGCGGTGGCGGAGGCGGCGGTGGTGGTGGCGGTTCGAGCGAACCGGCCGACCCGGCGGAACCCGACATCGGGCCGGCGAATGTCTCGGTGTCCGACCGGACGCTCGTCGCCGGCGACTCGCTGGTCGTCGACGCGACGCTGATGAACGACGGCGACGCTGCCGGCGAGCGGGAGGTCGAGTTCGCCGTCGACGGGACGGTCGTCGAGAGTCGGACGCTCGTGATCGAGCCGGGCGAGACCAGGACCGTGTCGTTCACCCGGCAGTTCACCACGCCTGGGAACCGGACCGTCAGCGTGGGCGAGACTACGTACACCGTGGCTGTCGAGCCCGCAGAACCGAACATCTCTGTCGCGAGCGTCGAGCAGTCCGGCGACCCCGTGCTCGCGGGCGACATGTTCGAGCTGACGGCCTTCGTCGAGAACACGGGCGACGCCGAGGGCACCACGAGCGTCGAGCTCGAACTGTTCGGCGAGGTGGTCGACAGCCAGGAGGTGACCGTCCCCGCGGGGGAGACCGTGGAGGTGACGTTCACGCGCCAGATCCAGGCGCCGGGCTCGTACACCGCGTCGGTCGGGAACGCGACGGTGTCCCTGCAGGTCGCGGGCGAGGAGACGACGACGGAGACGCCCACGACGACCGACGGTAGTTCCGACGTGCTGTCCCCGGGCTTCGGCCCGACCGTCGCGGTGCTCGCCCTCGCGCTGGCTCTCGCTGGTCGGTTCCTCCAGCGCCGAAAAGAGTAA
- a CDS encoding glycosyltransferase family 2 protein → MYRGHTVGVVIPAYNEEGFVGDTLRSVPELVDRVYVVEDGSTDGTWQEIRTTAAALNDRRSDDEDDPFSEFVVPIRHEQNRGVGGAIKTGYLRAREEDVDLIAVMGADGQMAPEGLTDLMDPIVDGRADYTKGNRFLGRTSRGDMPAFRFVGNATLGAITKIASGYWNSGDPQSGYTVISKRALEETAVEDMYEFYGYCNDLLVKLNVAGMRVVDVPRPIIYGDEESHIKYHTYIPKVSGMLFKNFLWRLKTNYLVFDFHPLVAAYAVGGLASLLGLLGFVWALPGVGSFGTPLARGGAAAGFLLFGVLSFVLAMGMDMQANEGLSATLRPESDTGDGEQRAVPAGEPTPAGERAGEAPDQTVTVELGPREWAYVADAEVTDGGTPSPHEVAVEEVRERIRERLEAADDDGD, encoded by the coding sequence ATGTACCGAGGACACACTGTCGGGGTCGTCATTCCGGCGTACAACGAAGAGGGGTTCGTCGGCGACACGCTCAGGTCGGTTCCGGAGCTCGTCGACCGCGTGTACGTCGTCGAGGACGGCTCTACGGACGGGACCTGGCAGGAGATTCGAACGACCGCAGCGGCACTGAACGACCGGCGCAGCGACGACGAGGACGACCCCTTCTCCGAGTTCGTCGTCCCGATCAGACACGAACAGAACCGGGGCGTCGGGGGCGCGATCAAGACTGGCTACCTCCGTGCACGCGAGGAGGACGTCGACCTCATCGCGGTGATGGGGGCGGACGGCCAGATGGCGCCCGAGGGGTTGACCGACCTCATGGACCCCATCGTGGACGGACGCGCGGACTACACGAAGGGCAACCGTTTCCTCGGGCGGACCTCGCGGGGTGACATGCCCGCGTTCCGGTTCGTCGGGAACGCCACGCTGGGCGCCATCACGAAGATCGCCAGCGGCTACTGGAACAGCGGCGACCCGCAGAGCGGCTACACCGTCATCTCGAAGCGCGCCCTGGAGGAGACGGCCGTCGAGGACATGTACGAGTTCTACGGCTACTGCAACGACCTCCTCGTGAAACTCAACGTCGCGGGGATGCGGGTCGTCGACGTCCCGCGCCCCATCATCTACGGCGACGAGGAGAGCCACATCAAGTACCACACGTACATCCCGAAGGTGTCCGGGATGCTGTTCAAGAACTTCCTCTGGCGGCTGAAGACGAACTACCTCGTCTTCGACTTCCACCCGCTGGTGGCCGCCTACGCCGTCGGCGGACTGGCGTCGCTCCTCGGCCTGCTCGGGTTCGTCTGGGCGCTCCCGGGCGTAGGGAGCTTCGGGACGCCGCTGGCACGCGGTGGCGCCGCGGCCGGCTTCCTCCTGTTCGGCGTGCTGTCGTTCGTCCTGGCGATGGGGATGGACATGCAGGCCAACGAGGGGCTGAGCGCGACCCTCCGACCGGAGTCCGACACTGGGGACGGGGAGCAGCGAGCGGTGCCCGCCGGCGAACCGACACCGGCGGGCGAGCGCGCCGGCGAGGCGCCGGACCAGACGGTGACCGTCGAACTCGGCCCGCGCGAGTGGGCCTACGTCGCGGACGCAGAAGTCACAGACGGCGGCACGCCGTCGCCCCACGAGGTGGCCGTCGAGGAGGTCCGCGAACGGATCCGGGAACGACTCGAGGCGGCCGACGACGACGGCGACTGA
- the glmM gene encoding phosphoglucosamine mutase has protein sequence MFGTSGIRGEFGTDVTAGLALDVGRAVASEDNERVVVGRDPRESGPVLVDALTAGLRECGADVVRLGEVPTPTVARAIEWYDADAGVVVTASHNPPEDNGLKLWSADGSAVVGNEQASIAGRLEREAFDLQPWDRLGGVESISEARHRHADAVADAVTVDPPLEVVLDVGNGSGRLTETALRKLGCAVETMNATPDGTFPSRPSEPTAENCRQLGNVVAGTEADLGVAHDGDADRMLAVTESGRWVSGDVLLALFARREARPGDQVAVPIDTSMAVRDELEALGATTTFTKVGDGHVADRATDDGVVFGGEPSGAWIWPSLSRCPDGPLAAAKLAALVADHGSFDALVDDVHTVPIRRENVETESKRDVVEYVRAQVADRYESVTNVDGVRVDKDDGWFLVRASGTQPLVRITAEARDADRMASLFSTASELVDNAVGSVGASAGAA, from the coding sequence ATGTTCGGGACGAGCGGGATACGCGGCGAGTTCGGCACGGACGTGACGGCGGGGCTCGCACTCGACGTCGGTCGTGCAGTCGCATCGGAAGACAACGAGCGGGTCGTGGTCGGACGCGACCCGCGGGAGAGCGGTCCAGTTCTTGTGGACGCCCTGACTGCGGGTCTGCGGGAGTGCGGCGCCGACGTCGTGCGCCTCGGGGAGGTGCCGACGCCGACCGTCGCGCGGGCCATCGAGTGGTACGACGCCGACGCCGGCGTCGTCGTCACGGCCTCGCACAACCCACCGGAGGACAACGGCCTCAAACTGTGGAGCGCCGACGGGTCGGCCGTCGTGGGCAACGAACAGGCCAGCATCGCGGGACGGCTCGAGCGGGAGGCGTTCGACCTCCAGCCGTGGGACCGCCTCGGCGGCGTGGAGTCGATCTCCGAGGCGCGCCACCGGCACGCCGACGCCGTCGCCGACGCGGTCACGGTCGACCCGCCCCTGGAGGTGGTGCTGGACGTCGGCAACGGGAGCGGACGGCTAACGGAGACCGCGCTCCGCAAACTCGGCTGCGCCGTCGAGACGATGAACGCGACGCCCGACGGCACGTTCCCGTCGCGACCGAGCGAGCCGACCGCCGAGAACTGCCGGCAGCTCGGGAACGTCGTCGCCGGGACCGAAGCGGACCTCGGCGTGGCCCACGACGGCGACGCCGACCGAATGCTCGCCGTCACCGAGTCGGGGCGGTGGGTGTCCGGCGACGTGCTGCTCGCGCTGTTCGCGCGCCGCGAGGCCCGCCCGGGCGACCAGGTCGCCGTCCCCATCGACACGAGCATGGCGGTCCGCGACGAACTCGAGGCGCTCGGCGCGACCACGACGTTCACGAAGGTCGGAGACGGCCACGTCGCCGACCGCGCGACCGACGACGGCGTCGTCTTCGGCGGCGAGCCCAGCGGCGCGTGGATCTGGCCGTCGCTCTCCCGCTGTCCGGACGGCCCGCTCGCGGCGGCGAAGCTCGCGGCGCTGGTCGCCGACCACGGCTCCTTCGACGCGCTCGTCGACGACGTCCACACCGTCCCGATACGCCGCGAGAACGTCGAGACGGAGTCGAAGCGCGACGTCGTCGAGTACGTCCGCGCGCAGGTCGCCGACCGCTACGAGAGCGTGACGAACGTCGACGGCGTGCGCGTCGACAAGGACGACGGCTGGTTCCTTGTGCGGGCCAGCGGCACCCAGCCGCTCGTCCGCATCACCGCGGAGGCCCGCGACGCCGACCGCATGGCGTCGCTGTTCTCGACGGCGAGCGAACTCGTCGACAACGCCGTGGGGTCGGTCGGGGCGAGCGCGGGCGCGGCGTGA
- the glmU gene encoding bifunctional sugar-1-phosphate nucleotidylyltransferase/acetyltransferase, whose product MEYVVMQAVILAAGSGRRMRPLSTVTPKPMLPVADRPLAAHVADAAVAAGADELVFVVGYGAEHVQSYFGDEYGGVPVSYATQSSPSGTADAVHTASELIDGPFAVLNGDNLYDEESIVALFEHDAAVAAHRVEDPSEYGVLTTEDGVVTGIVEKPADPPSTLANAGAYVFPESVVDELDVEASERGEHELTDVLAGLVERREVAVVETDRWLDVARPPDLVAANELAVPDFEESDAAAEGPVHVASGATVAPDATIEGPVLVGRGATVEADAVVRGPVVLGPDSTVGEGALLSEAVLLEGATVEDGVQSSGVVLGPACSLGEDATLVASDRDDATGTASVVGADTPLGAGLQYY is encoded by the coding sequence GTGGAGTACGTCGTCATGCAAGCAGTGATTCTGGCCGCCGGTTCCGGACGCCGGATGCGGCCGCTCTCGACTGTGACGCCGAAGCCGATGCTCCCCGTGGCGGACCGCCCGCTCGCGGCGCACGTCGCGGACGCCGCGGTCGCCGCGGGCGCCGACGAGCTAGTCTTCGTCGTCGGCTACGGTGCCGAACACGTCCAGTCCTACTTCGGGGACGAGTACGGCGGCGTCCCGGTCAGCTACGCTACCCAGTCCTCGCCCTCGGGCACAGCCGACGCGGTGCACACGGCGAGCGAACTGATCGACGGCCCGTTCGCCGTCCTGAACGGCGACAACCTCTACGACGAGGAGAGCATCGTGGCGCTGTTCGAACACGACGCCGCGGTGGCCGCCCACCGCGTGGAGGACCCCTCGGAGTACGGCGTGCTGACGACCGAGGACGGCGTCGTGACCGGCATCGTCGAGAAGCCAGCGGACCCGCCGTCGACGCTGGCGAACGCCGGCGCGTACGTCTTCCCGGAGTCGGTCGTCGACGAACTGGACGTCGAGGCGAGCGAACGTGGCGAGCACGAACTCACGGACGTCCTCGCTGGTCTCGTGGAGCGACGCGAGGTCGCGGTCGTCGAGACCGACCGCTGGCTCGACGTGGCGCGTCCGCCGGACCTCGTCGCCGCGAACGAACTCGCGGTGCCGGACTTCGAGGAGTCGGACGCGGCGGCCGAGGGCCCGGTCCACGTCGCCAGCGGCGCGACCGTGGCGCCCGACGCCACCATCGAGGGGCCGGTGCTGGTCGGTCGCGGTGCGACGGTCGAAGCCGACGCCGTCGTCAGAGGACCGGTCGTCCTCGGCCCTGACTCGACGGTCGGCGAGGGCGCCCTGCTCTCCGAGGCCGTGTTGCTCGAGGGCGCGACCGTAGAGGACGGCGTCCAGTCGAGCGGCGTCGTGCTCGGCCCGGCCTGTTCGCTCGGCGAGGACGCGACCCTCGTGGCGTCCGACCGGGACGACGCTACGGGGACCGCGTCAGTCGTGGGCGCGGACACCCCGCTGGGCGCCGGACTGCAGTACTACTGA
- a CDS encoding DUF7344 domain-containing protein, giving the protein MLEGTHTEGDSGSQTESEVQSPENPPEPAVSEEADAEETADERAEELPLDVTFEILKNRRRRLVLQYLRDAEETTSIGELAEHIAAIENDTTVKQLNAQQRKRVYIGLYQCHLPKMDDAGVVEFNQDRGRIDPGPNVAPLYNYLDVGVEEESSSYELYSGSVLAVGVLFLAAQLSSAYMVANAIVVGFLLAVLFVTYRLRTKA; this is encoded by the coding sequence ATGCTAGAGGGAACCCACACCGAGGGAGATTCGGGGAGCCAGACAGAGTCGGAGGTACAGTCGCCAGAGAACCCACCGGAGCCGGCCGTATCCGAGGAGGCGGACGCCGAGGAGACGGCAGACGAACGGGCCGAGGAGCTACCGCTCGACGTCACGTTCGAGATCCTGAAGAACAGACGGCGACGCCTCGTCCTCCAGTACCTCCGCGACGCAGAGGAGACGACGAGCATCGGCGAACTCGCCGAGCACATCGCGGCGATCGAGAACGACACCACGGTCAAGCAGCTCAACGCCCAGCAGCGAAAGCGCGTCTACATCGGGCTCTACCAGTGTCACCTCCCGAAGATGGACGACGCCGGGGTCGTGGAGTTCAACCAGGACCGCGGCCGCATCGACCCGGGCCCGAACGTCGCCCCCCTCTACAACTACCTCGACGTCGGCGTCGAAGAGGAGTCCAGTTCCTACGAACTCTACTCGGGGTCCGTCCTCGCCGTCGGTGTCCTGTTCCTGGCTGCACAGCTCTCGAGCGCCTACATGGTGGCCAACGCGATCGTCGTCGGGTTCCTCCTCGCGGTCCTATTCGTGACGTACCGGCTCCGCACCAAGGCGTAG